In one window of Desulfovibrio sp. DNA:
- a CDS encoding MEDS domain-containing protein, with amino-acid sequence MSDRLKISLGFTGQQFEPGVHICQIFSEDNERQDALLQFILSGLQAGERVSCFSEKATEEALDEYLSNFGISYSKVRESGSLTLSGTRQVYYQDDRFDPERMLGLLRTFYEDATGTGYRAARVIGEMTPEVQHLPGGSRLLEYESRVSMLLRQYPVTAVCQYDARSFDGATIMDVLKVHPYMIVRNSVVHNPFFIAPEQYLQSERLM; translated from the coding sequence ATGTCTGACAGGCTTAAGATATCTCTTGGGTTCACAGGACAGCAGTTCGAGCCGGGCGTTCATATCTGCCAGATATTCAGCGAGGACAACGAACGCCAGGACGCTCTCCTGCAGTTTATTTTGTCAGGACTGCAGGCGGGGGAGCGTGTCAGCTGTTTTTCGGAGAAAGCCACCGAAGAGGCCCTGGACGAATATCTGTCCAATTTCGGAATATCCTACTCCAAGGTTCGGGAGTCCGGCTCGTTGACACTTTCCGGGACCCGACAAGTCTATTATCAAGACGATCGTTTCGATCCTGAAAGGATGCTGGGTCTCTTGCGGACCTTCTATGAGGACGCCACCGGCACGGGCTACAGAGCGGCAAGGGTCATCGGTGAAATGACGCCCGAGGTGCAGCATCTGCCAGGTGGATCACGCCTTCTGGAATATGAATCACGGGTCAGCATGCTGCTGCGGCAATACCCCGTGACGGCCGTATGCCAGTACGATGCCCGTTCCTTTGATGGAGCAACCATCATGGATGTCCTCAAGGTGCACCCGTACATGATCGTCCGCAATTCAGTGGTCCACAACCCATTTTTTATCGCACCGGAACAGTATCTCCAGAGCGAACGGCTCATGTGA
- the lepA gene encoding elongation factor 4 produces MVDPSRIRNFSIIAHIDHGKSTLADRILEVTKVITAREMREQYLDKMDLERERGITIKAQTVRIPFKAHDGQDYILNLIDTPGHVDFSYEVSRSLAACEGALLVVDATQGVEAQTLANVFLALDNDLEIIPVLNKIDLPSADAERVKSEIEEAIGLDTKDSVSVSAKTGLNVDKVLEAIVDRLPAPRGDAKAPLKALIFDSWYDAYQGVVVLFRVMDGTLKVGSRAKMFSTGAEFEVTKLGVFSPGPVDMTEFGPGEVGFLCGAIKNLHEARVGDTITLAGNPAPEPLPGFKEVKPMVFCGLYPVDASDYEQLKNALEKLQLNDAALTYEPETSQALGFGYRCGFLGLLHMEIVQERLEREFQVELIATAPSVVYKVEKQDGTTISIDNPSKLPKQQDTVTLYEPYARVEVHVPNEYVGNVFKLCEEKRGIQKDIRYLTATRVIITYELPFAEIVYDFFDRLKSGTRGYASLDYELIDYRASDLVKLDILLNGDPVDALAVIVHREKAYYLGRDVALKLRKVIPRQMFEVVIQAAIGAKVIARERVAPLRKDVIAKCYGGDITRKRKLLEKQKEGKRRMKRMGNVELPQEAFLAALKAGE; encoded by the coding sequence ATGGTAGATCCGTCGCGCATAAGAAACTTCAGCATCATCGCCCACATCGATCACGGCAAGTCCACCCTGGCCGACCGCATCCTCGAGGTCACCAAGGTGATTACCGCCCGGGAGATGCGCGAGCAATACCTTGACAAGATGGACCTGGAGCGCGAGCGGGGCATCACCATCAAGGCCCAGACCGTACGCATTCCCTTCAAGGCCCATGACGGGCAAGATTACATACTCAACCTGATCGACACCCCGGGGCACGTGGACTTCTCCTACGAGGTGTCCAGGTCGCTTGCCGCTTGCGAAGGAGCGCTCCTGGTGGTGGACGCCACCCAGGGAGTGGAGGCCCAGACCCTGGCCAACGTCTTTCTGGCTTTGGACAACGATCTGGAAATCATTCCTGTGCTCAACAAGATCGACCTTCCCTCCGCCGATGCGGAGCGGGTCAAGAGCGAGATCGAGGAAGCCATAGGCCTGGACACCAAGGATTCCGTGTCCGTGTCCGCCAAGACCGGTCTTAACGTGGACAAGGTGCTCGAGGCCATTGTGGACCGCCTGCCCGCCCCACGGGGCGATGCCAAGGCTCCGCTCAAAGCGCTCATCTTCGACTCCTGGTACGATGCCTACCAGGGAGTGGTGGTTTTGTTTCGGGTCATGGACGGCACCTTGAAGGTGGGCAGCAGGGCCAAGATGTTTTCCACTGGCGCGGAATTCGAGGTTACAAAACTCGGCGTGTTCTCCCCGGGGCCGGTGGACATGACCGAATTCGGTCCGGGCGAGGTGGGCTTCTTGTGCGGAGCCATCAAGAATCTGCACGAGGCCCGGGTGGGCGACACCATCACCCTGGCCGGCAATCCCGCGCCTGAACCCCTGCCGGGGTTCAAGGAAGTAAAACCCATGGTGTTCTGCGGGCTCTACCCCGTGGACGCCAGCGACTACGAGCAGCTGAAAAACGCCCTGGAAAAGCTCCAGCTGAATGACGCGGCCCTCACCTACGAGCCCGAGACCTCCCAGGCACTGGGTTTCGGCTACCGGTGTGGCTTCCTGGGGCTTCTGCACATGGAAATCGTGCAGGAGCGCCTGGAGCGGGAGTTCCAGGTGGAACTCATCGCCACAGCCCCGTCCGTGGTCTACAAGGTTGAGAAGCAGGACGGCACCACCATTTCCATCGACAACCCGTCCAAGCTGCCCAAACAGCAGGACACGGTCACCCTCTACGAGCCCTATGCCAGGGTGGAGGTCCATGTTCCCAACGAGTACGTGGGCAACGTGTTCAAGCTCTGTGAGGAAAAACGCGGCATCCAGAAGGACATCCGCTACCTGACCGCCACCCGGGTGATAATAACCTACGAGCTGCCCTTCGCGGAAATCGTCTACGACTTTTTCGACCGGCTCAAGTCCGGCACCCGGGGCTACGCCTCCCTGGATTACGAACTGATCGACTACCGGGCCTCTGATCTTGTCAAGCTGGACATCCTGTTGAACGGCGACCCCGTAGACGCCCTGGCCGTGATCGTTCACCGCGAAAAGGCCTATTATCTTGGCCGCGATGTGGCCTTGAAGCTGAGAAAGGTCATTCCTCGCCAGATGTTCGAGGTGGTGATCCAGGCGGCCATCGGGGCCAAGGTGATCGCGCGCGAGAGGGTGGCCCCCCTGCGCAAGGACGTCATCGCCAAGTGCTACGGCGGCGACATCACGCGCAAGCGCAAGCTCTTGGAAAAGCAGAAAGAAGGCAAACGGCGCATGAAGCGCATGGGCAATGTGGAGCTTCCCCAGGAGGCCTTCCTGGCCGCCCTGAAAGCAGGCGAATAA
- a CDS encoding PAS domain-containing protein yields MLDPKPLGQLLLMQSIVVNLPDEHSVFSFVCRGLTDVPGVARAEYSPSPSESLPVSVTRLSISAGSFSKGELLLTVTDPEAFTPYLEYLQNFSFMLGVIFEERRQRDLVESHKKHLEERVLERTLQLREQIEERERTQEDLRQSRALLNDILDSMPSVVVGISDQGLVTHWNESAAAMTGVARKDILDKPPWVALPMLASLKDKLDEALAQKQAVFVRKVPFTRDNDLQLLNILFYPLQGKSTGGLVVRIDDATEQERLHEIMIQTEKMMSVGGLAAGMAHEINNPLSGIMQSAQVLLSRLTDDSPANLRASREAGCELTVIHDFLRRRDILTMIGIIQDAAQRAAHIVSGMLEFSRKSESSLAPTDINQLIVKSLELCSTDYSLKKKYDFRNILIVRDFAPNLPEVPCSKTQIQQVLMNLLSNAAHALSGLEPGHEPARIVVRTAREDRFIRIEIEDNGPGMDEMTKRKIFEPFFTTKPVGEGTGLGLSVSYFIVTSNHHGTIEVDSWPGMGAKFTIRLPLRDQ; encoded by the coding sequence ATGCTCGACCCAAAGCCCCTGGGGCAACTCCTGCTCATGCAGAGCATCGTGGTCAACCTGCCCGATGAGCACTCCGTCTTCAGTTTCGTCTGCCGGGGCCTGACAGACGTGCCCGGCGTGGCGCGAGCCGAGTATTCGCCGTCTCCATCGGAGAGCCTCCCAGTTTCCGTCACGCGGCTGTCCATTTCCGCAGGGTCTTTCAGCAAGGGAGAACTCCTCCTAACCGTCACCGACCCTGAAGCTTTCACCCCCTACCTTGAGTATCTCCAGAACTTCTCCTTCATGCTAGGAGTCATATTTGAAGAGCGGCGGCAACGAGACCTGGTAGAATCCCACAAGAAACACCTGGAAGAGCGTGTCCTGGAGAGGACGCTCCAATTGCGCGAGCAAATCGAGGAACGCGAGCGCACCCAGGAGGACCTCCGCCAGTCCCGAGCCCTCTTGAACGACATCCTCGATTCCATGCCCTCGGTAGTGGTCGGCATCAGCGACCAGGGCCTTGTCACGCACTGGAACGAGAGCGCCGCGGCCATGACCGGGGTAGCCCGCAAGGACATCCTGGACAAACCCCCGTGGGTCGCCCTGCCCATGCTGGCCTCGCTTAAGGACAAGCTGGACGAAGCGCTCGCCCAGAAGCAGGCGGTATTCGTGCGCAAAGTTCCTTTCACAAGAGACAACGACCTCCAACTTCTCAACATCCTGTTCTATCCATTGCAAGGCAAAAGCACGGGCGGGCTGGTTGTACGCATCGACGACGCCACGGAACAGGAGCGTCTGCACGAGATCATGATCCAAACCGAGAAGATGATGAGCGTTGGCGGGCTAGCCGCAGGCATGGCCCATGAGATCAACAATCCTCTGAGCGGAATAATGCAAAGCGCCCAGGTACTTTTGAGCCGCCTGACTGACGATTCCCCGGCCAACCTGAGGGCAAGCCGGGAGGCCGGGTGCGAACTGACCGTTATACACGACTTCCTTCGCCGCAGGGACATCCTCACCATGATCGGCATTATACAAGACGCGGCCCAGAGAGCGGCGCATATCGTCTCCGGCATGTTGGAATTCAGCCGCAAAAGCGAATCATCACTTGCTCCAACGGATATAAACCAGCTGATCGTCAAGTCTCTTGAACTTTGCTCCACGGACTACAGTCTGAAGAAAAAGTATGATTTTCGTAATATTCTGATCGTTAGGGACTTTGCCCCGAATCTTCCGGAAGTTCCCTGTTCCAAAACCCAAATCCAGCAGGTTCTCATGAACCTGCTGAGCAACGCCGCCCACGCTCTTTCCGGCCTTGAGCCCGGGCATGAGCCTGCTCGCATTGTGGTACGCACGGCAAGAGAGGACAGGTTTATTCGCATTGAAATAGAAGACAACGGCCCGGGCATGGATGAAATGACAAAACGCAAGATATTCGAGCCCTTTTTCACCACAAAGCCGGTCGGTGAAGGCACGGGCCTTGGGCTGTCGGTGTCGTACTTCATTGTCACCAGCAACCACCATGGAACCATCGAGGTGGATTCATGGCCGGGCATGGGAGCAAAATTCACCATCCGCCTGCCACTGCGGGACCAATAA
- the lepB gene encoding signal peptidase I has protein sequence MNPRWQKLLKEYVEALAVALVLALIIRTFVVQAFKIPSESMVETLLVGDHLLVSKFSYGVKLPFMDKTIIKTGDPQHGDVIVFEYPENRDLDYIKRIIGLPGDVIELKSNVLYRNGQKVDEPYKKVDPAPVGGNRSTFGPITVPADKYFVLGDNRDHSQDSRYWGFVPREYIRGKAWVIYWSWGGGTDMRWGRIGSVIR, from the coding sequence ATGAATCCTCGCTGGCAGAAATTGCTCAAGGAATATGTTGAGGCTCTGGCCGTCGCGCTGGTCTTGGCGCTCATCATCCGCACCTTCGTGGTCCAGGCCTTCAAGATTCCTTCCGAATCCATGGTGGAAACCCTGCTTGTGGGCGACCACCTGCTGGTGAGTAAGTTCTCCTACGGGGTCAAGCTGCCTTTCATGGACAAAACCATCATCAAAACCGGCGATCCGCAGCACGGCGATGTGATCGTGTTCGAATACCCCGAAAACCGCGACCTGGATTACATCAAACGCATCATCGGGCTGCCCGGCGATGTGATCGAGTTGAAAAGCAATGTCCTCTATCGCAACGGGCAGAAAGTAGACGAGCCTTACAAGAAGGTTGATCCGGCGCCCGTGGGTGGCAACAGGTCCACGTTCGGTCCAATCACCGTTCCTGCCGACAAGTACTTCGTCTTGGGAGACAACCGGGACCACTCGCAGGATTCACGCTACTGGGGGTTCGTTCCCCGCGAATACATCCGGGGCAAGGCCTGGGTGATCTACTGGTCCTGGGGCGGCGGTACAGACATGCGCTGGGGACGGATAGGAAGCGTCATCCGCTAA
- a CDS encoding methyl-accepting chemotaxis protein — MKDMTLGIKIGIGFAVLILFTVFVASVGWLSLGSVTDRAAKSEKVSEIYTETLLSRIDALNIMYANDEKRVDSFRKRLETARTDASSLKSGFSDAWNREKLDAITKSVLLYEADFGKYREAKEFKMGAVRTMAAAAVGLQQAAGELNKTLSGALDKANTAGGSQVSARSIGMHRKLSEIMQFFLSSRIEVLYYLWQDDKARAANAMKHLDTVGEACRELTPMASTNEERSMIEDIAQKAQAYKGRIADLLAASDSQLAAVKDMVSRAAEMSQLTQESLEFQRKKMSSDATSASMVNTGVAAAAVFIGILVGVFLTRAITGPVTKGVNFARNMSGGDFTATLDIAQKDEIGILAQSLNVMVSKLRDVVAEVQTACDNVAAGSEELSATAQTLSQGASQQAASVEEVSSSMEQMTSTIQHNADNSAQTEALAMKAAAEAEEGGKTVALTMNAMKQIAEKISIIEEIARQTNLLALNAAIEAARAGQHGKGFAVVAAEVRKLAERSGLAAAEISTLSVESVAVAEKAGAMLAAIVPDIKQTAVLVQEIASSSREQNSGAQQINQAVNQLSQVVQNSAAAAEEIASTAEELSSQAEHLQQAISFFHVGNLDSARSSSSIRPSAIRGRPLPLTA, encoded by the coding sequence ATGAAAGACATGACCCTCGGGATCAAAATCGGCATCGGCTTCGCGGTCCTCATCCTTTTTACCGTCTTTGTGGCTTCCGTCGGCTGGTTGAGCCTTGGTTCGGTGACCGACCGGGCCGCCAAGTCTGAAAAAGTAAGTGAGATTTACACTGAAACCCTTCTCTCCCGCATAGATGCCCTCAACATCATGTATGCCAACGATGAGAAGCGGGTCGACTCGTTCAGAAAGAGGTTGGAGACCGCCCGTACCGATGCTTCTTCTCTCAAAAGTGGTTTCAGCGATGCATGGAACAGGGAAAAGCTGGATGCGATAACCAAATCCGTTCTTCTCTATGAAGCTGACTTCGGGAAATACCGCGAAGCCAAGGAATTCAAAATGGGGGCGGTAAGGACCATGGCCGCCGCTGCGGTCGGCCTGCAGCAGGCGGCGGGAGAATTGAATAAGACCCTCAGTGGAGCGTTGGACAAGGCCAACACAGCGGGCGGCTCTCAGGTCTCAGCCCGAAGCATAGGGATGCACCGGAAATTGAGTGAGATAATGCAGTTCTTTCTCTCATCCCGGATCGAGGTCCTCTACTATCTGTGGCAGGACGACAAGGCACGGGCCGCCAACGCCATGAAGCACCTCGACACCGTTGGGGAGGCATGCAGAGAGCTCACCCCCATGGCCTCCACCAATGAAGAGAGATCCATGATCGAGGATATCGCCCAAAAGGCTCAAGCCTACAAAGGCAGGATTGCGGATCTGCTCGCGGCTTCGGATTCACAGCTCGCTGCCGTCAAGGACATGGTGTCGCGGGCTGCTGAAATGAGCCAGCTCACCCAGGAGTCTCTGGAGTTTCAAAGAAAAAAGATGAGCTCCGACGCAACCAGTGCCAGCATGGTCAATACGGGGGTGGCTGCAGCCGCAGTATTTATCGGAATCCTGGTGGGCGTTTTTCTTACCAGAGCGATCACAGGACCAGTCACTAAGGGCGTCAATTTCGCCCGGAACATGTCCGGCGGCGATTTCACCGCAACACTGGACATCGCCCAGAAGGATGAAATCGGTATTCTGGCCCAGTCGCTCAATGTCATGGTTTCCAAGCTGCGCGATGTGGTGGCTGAAGTGCAGACCGCGTGCGATAATGTGGCGGCCGGGAGTGAAGAACTTTCCGCCACAGCCCAGACCCTGTCCCAGGGAGCTTCCCAGCAGGCCGCCAGCGTTGAGGAAGTTTCCTCCTCAATGGAACAGATGACCTCCACCATCCAGCACAACGCGGACAATTCGGCTCAGACCGAAGCTCTTGCCATGAAGGCGGCCGCCGAGGCCGAGGAAGGAGGCAAGACCGTGGCCTTGACCATGAACGCCATGAAACAGATCGCTGAGAAGATTTCCATCATCGAGGAGATCGCTCGTCAAACCAATCTGCTGGCCTTGAACGCTGCCATTGAGGCAGCCAGAGCCGGCCAGCATGGCAAGGGTTTCGCCGTTGTGGCGGCAGAAGTGCGCAAGCTGGCGGAACGCTCGGGCCTAGCGGCCGCGGAGATATCCACTCTCTCCGTCGAGTCCGTGGCCGTGGCCGAAAAGGCAGGGGCCATGCTCGCCGCCATCGTACCGGACATCAAACAGACAGCCGTTCTGGTCCAGGAGATCGCCTCATCTTCGCGTGAACAGAACTCCGGAGCCCAGCAGATCAATCAGGCCGTGAACCAGCTGAGTCAGGTGGTTCAGAACAGCGCGGCCGCTGCCGAAGAAATAGCCTCCACCGCGGAGGAGCTCTCCAGCCAGGCCGAACATCTGCAGCAGGCAATCTCCTTTTTCCATGTGGGCAATCTTGACTCGGCACGATCTTCAAGTAGTATCCGACCATCAGCAATCCGAGGGCGGCCACTTCCTCTCACAGCATAA
- a CDS encoding rhodanese-like domain-containing protein, which yields MTPLPRLIAIAVFIALALASLSGDSLAKSAALPKPVSPEEAAQLLAKPPAGFEIVDIRSHLEIADYALPGSIGLEPEAALADESLQSGDGPILLVDKDGTKAFAVAGVLSQRSSRQVLVLKGGITAWWEAKEKGLAVKETPLGNAPAPAFAPEQEKAPASSPAPGAPAPAPQAPQPPASKSAGC from the coding sequence ATGACACCACTTCCGCGGCTTATAGCGATCGCGGTCTTCATCGCTCTTGCCCTCGCGAGCCTTTCGGGGGACTCCCTGGCCAAGAGCGCGGCCCTTCCCAAGCCGGTCTCCCCTGAGGAGGCGGCACAGCTCCTGGCCAAACCTCCGGCCGGGTTCGAAATAGTGGACATTAGGTCCCACTTGGAGATCGCCGACTACGCTCTGCCAGGAAGCATCGGCCTGGAGCCGGAAGCCGCGCTGGCTGATGAATCCCTGCAAAGCGGCGACGGCCCCATTCTCCTGGTGGACAAGGACGGCACCAAGGCCTTCGCCGTGGCCGGGGTGCTCTCCCAGAGGAGTTCGCGCCAGGTGCTGGTCCTCAAGGGCGGAATCACCGCATGGTGGGAAGCCAAGGAAAAAGGATTGGCCGTGAAAGAAACTCCGCTGGGCAATGCGCCAGCTCCGGCTTTTGCACCTGAGCAGGAGAAAGCTCCCGCCTCTTCCCCCGCACCCGGAGCGCCAGCTCCGGCTCCTCAGGCCCCGCAACCCCCGGCCTCCAAAAGCGCAGGATGTTAA
- a CDS encoding nuclear transport factor 2 family protein — translation MLDKSQVREIAQSLVDDWNKHDLVSILKHYHEDVQATNPIFCLLLGKEDGVLCGKATLTPYWAKALEQMPHLHIKIHNVYLGVDSFVIHYQGIFERDVVEVFKLDSAGKIVATTSFLESLDMP, via the coding sequence ATGCTCGACAAGTCCCAAGTTCGCGAGATTGCCCAAAGTCTGGTTGACGATTGGAACAAACACGACCTTGTGAGTATCCTCAAACACTACCACGAGGATGTTCAGGCAACCAATCCCATATTCTGTCTTCTACTTGGCAAGGAGGACGGGGTACTGTGCGGCAAAGCGACCCTTACACCATACTGGGCCAAAGCGCTGGAACAGATGCCGCACCTGCACATCAAGATACACAACGTCTACCTGGGAGTGGACAGCTTCGTGATCCACTACCAAGGTATATTCGAACGCGACGTGGTGGAGGTCTTCAAGTTGGACAGCGCGGGTAAGATTGTGGCCACGACAAGCTTCCTTGAATCGTTGGACATGCCCTGA
- a CDS encoding YifB family Mg chelatase-like AAA ATPase, protein MALSRALCAALVGVEAHTVVLEADVARQGMPSFTMVGLAEGAVRESKERVFAALKNRGYKLPPSRITVNLAPADMRKEGAGYDLPLALGLLAAAEAIPADSLAGYFFSGELSLTGEVKPVSGILPLAIRASREGARGLLVPAANAQEASVVKGLDVFAVDSLDQAVRHLTGEERLPPTPFDAAVLDPDQGLFPLDFAEVKGQEHAKRAIEIAAAGGHNLLFMGPPGSGKTMLAKRIPTVLPPLSFDEALEVTRIYSVAGELLRGGSLITVRPYRSPHHTISDAGLIGGGSVPRPGEVSMAHRGVLFLDELPEFKKSVLEVLRQPIEDGRVTIARASMSLTYPAEFMLVAAMNPCPCGFRGDERHDCTCTGMKVRGYLSKLSGPLLDRIDLQVEVPAVPYKDLKAEAGKVDSATMRRRVLGARHVQAERFQGIKIRTNSQLSGKALGTFCPITEDSHRFLEMANARLGLSARAHTRILRLARTIADLDSEKDIRVEHLAEAINYRNLDRQTAA, encoded by the coding sequence TTGGCCCTGTCTCGTGCATTATGCGCCGCCCTTGTCGGAGTGGAGGCCCATACAGTCGTTCTGGAAGCCGACGTGGCCCGCCAGGGCATGCCGTCGTTCACCATGGTAGGCTTGGCAGAAGGAGCGGTGCGCGAAAGCAAGGAGCGGGTGTTTGCCGCGCTCAAGAACCGGGGCTATAAGCTGCCGCCTTCGCGCATCACCGTGAATTTGGCTCCTGCCGACATGCGCAAGGAGGGTGCGGGCTACGACCTGCCCTTGGCGCTGGGGCTCCTGGCAGCCGCAGAGGCAATTCCAGCCGATTCGCTCGCGGGTTATTTCTTTTCAGGTGAGCTCTCCCTGACCGGGGAAGTAAAACCCGTGTCAGGCATTCTGCCCCTGGCCATCCGGGCCAGCCGGGAAGGGGCGCGAGGCCTTCTGGTCCCGGCTGCCAACGCCCAGGAAGCCTCGGTGGTCAAGGGACTGGACGTGTTCGCAGTGGACTCGCTGGATCAGGCCGTACGCCACCTGACCGGCGAGGAACGTCTGCCCCCCACGCCCTTCGATGCGGCTGTGCTCGATCCGGACCAGGGTCTCTTCCCTCTGGATTTCGCCGAAGTGAAGGGGCAGGAGCACGCAAAGAGGGCCATCGAGATCGCTGCGGCGGGCGGACACAACCTTCTGTTCATGGGACCGCCAGGATCGGGCAAGACCATGCTGGCCAAACGCATCCCCACGGTTTTGCCACCCCTCAGCTTTGATGAGGCTCTGGAGGTCACCCGGATCTATTCCGTGGCCGGCGAGCTTTTGCGCGGGGGATCGCTCATCACTGTTCGCCCCTACCGCTCTCCGCATCATACCATTTCGGATGCCGGGCTCATCGGCGGGGGAAGCGTTCCCCGGCCGGGGGAGGTGTCCATGGCTCACAGGGGGGTGCTGTTTTTGGACGAACTGCCGGAGTTCAAGAAAAGCGTGCTGGAGGTGCTCCGCCAACCCATCGAGGATGGCCGAGTGACCATCGCAAGGGCCTCCATGAGCCTGACCTACCCGGCGGAATTCATGCTGGTGGCGGCCATGAACCCTTGCCCCTGTGGCTTCAGGGGTGATGAACGCCACGACTGCACCTGTACGGGCATGAAGGTGCGGGGGTATCTGTCCAAGCTTTCCGGTCCGCTTCTGGACCGCATCGACCTGCAGGTGGAGGTCCCGGCGGTGCCCTACAAGGACTTGAAGGCCGAGGCGGGAAAAGTGGATTCGGCCACCATGCGGCGAAGGGTGCTTGGAGCCAGACACGTGCAGGCCGAGCGGTTCCAGGGAATAAAGATTCGCACCAACAGCCAGCTCTCAGGCAAGGCCCTGGGAACGTTCTGCCCCATCACTGAAGACAGTCACCGCTTTCTGGAAATGGCCAACGCCCGCCTGGGGCTTTCGGCCCGGGCCCACACCAGAATTTTGAGGCTGGCCCGCACCATAGCTGACCTGGATTCAGAAAAGGACATCCGGGTGGAGCACTTGGCCGAAGCCATAAATTACCGGAATCTGGACCGGCAGACCGCGGCGTGA
- a CDS encoding YeeE/YedE family protein: protein MNPYLAGMFLGLTLLASYLILGTGLGASGAFARFGAWIEHQFFPSRVEASAYFGPWFPAPLSYYLIFMVLGVFAGGLISAASGGRIGFKVERGPTASASTRLILALIGGVLAGFASRLAQGCTSGQGLSGGALLLTGSFVFMGCLFATGYLTAWAFRRQWK, encoded by the coding sequence ATGAACCCCTATCTGGCTGGGATGTTTCTTGGGCTGACGCTTTTGGCCTCCTATCTCATTCTCGGCACTGGCCTTGGGGCATCCGGAGCTTTCGCCCGCTTCGGCGCCTGGATCGAACACCAGTTTTTCCCCTCCCGGGTGGAAGCAAGCGCCTATTTCGGGCCGTGGTTTCCGGCTCCGCTGTCCTATTACCTGATCTTCATGGTCCTTGGAGTTTTCGCGGGAGGCCTTATTTCCGCGGCATCGGGCGGGCGCATCGGTTTCAAGGTGGAACGAGGTCCGACAGCCTCCGCTTCAACACGCCTGATCCTGGCTCTCATCGGTGGCGTTCTGGCCGGCTTCGCCTCGCGTCTGGCCCAGGGCTGCACCTCGGGGCAGGGACTGAGCGGCGGAGCGCTGCTTCTCACCGGCAGCTTCGTATTCATGGGCTGCCTGTTCGCCACAGGGTATCTCACTGCCTGGGCATTCAGGAGGCAGTGGAAATGA